One window from the genome of Bdellovibrio sp. NC01 encodes:
- the rplM gene encoding 50S ribosomal protein L13, translated as MKTFNAKADEVERKWWIVDAADQKVGRVATHVANILRGKNKAIFTPNVDTGDFVVIINTDKMELSGSKWDDKKYFSHSRFFGSLKEMTAAQAKEKDSTFIIHEAVRGMLPTNKLSRQIIMKMKTYTGAEHPHAAQKPQLLTLPTKK; from the coding sequence ATGAAAACTTTCAATGCAAAAGCAGACGAAGTTGAAAGAAAATGGTGGATCGTAGACGCCGCTGACCAAAAAGTTGGTCGTGTAGCGACTCACGTAGCGAATATCCTTCGCGGTAAAAACAAAGCTATCTTCACTCCAAACGTTGATACTGGTGACTTCGTTGTTATCATCAACACGGACAAGATGGAACTTTCAGGATCAAAATGGGATGACAAAAAATACTTTAGTCACTCTCGTTTCTTCGGTTCTTTGAAAGAAATGACAGCAGCTCAAGCGAAAGAGAAAGATTCAACTTTCATCATTCACGAAGCTGTTCGCGGAATGCTTCCAACAAACAAGCTTTCTCGTCAGATCATCATGAAAATGAAGACATACACTGGTGCTGAGCATCCTCATGCTGCTCAAAAGCCACAACTTCTAACTCTTCCAACTAAGAAGTAA
- a CDS encoding hybrid sensor histidine kinase/response regulator — MKRKITFLHLFLLNHLVLTVIILGVVGAYGTYLVTQEQRALRERIEPVLSSEVSRLKSEFFNLERNLQKLKSVVQMFEYLPPKMRQKIYSEFAAETIASYPMEYNAWLALSGEAAKKYFNRDSYVITIHRNASLEGNPKYMEPSSFVVEQFNSPDYLTNPEMEWWTINKNVSSGVNYTDFYFDKGYMEKVMFTSSMGIYKDGKVSAVVGIDVLTSEIAKRLADFKLGKTGGAYIVDEAGRLVLPFVSSDVPMLGSRFSKATTPSQFKVMPRYSAKAINVSSAEIQDFEGVDSEDYVTLVKPLAIKGHNWFLAVYQKKSEAYSVMYGKIFMLLASVFVAYLLGSFTLYFTGRYVILRERKAFEELLKSRDRAQAATKAKSVFLSTMSHEIRTPLNSMLGSADLLNETKLSGEQQEYVNSLMSAGESLLSVVNDILDFSKIEAGKMSLENKEFLLSELVRETELLVMPSIYRKGLQFHVHYPKLDAKVLGDALRVKQVLLNLIGNAVKFTDHGSVDLAVRIEELADPTKRRVHFDVKDTGIGIARENLDTIFDEFRQEDSSVTRRFGGTGLGLSISKKIIELMNGQMSCRSTQYVGSTFSFYVDAPTAMQGPWIARPEDYHIIPMAATDGQATEIPRTKRILLVDDMEENHQLLRAYMKSFPHIEIHSAFNGMECLEKCLEHSYDLIFMDVQMPKISGLDTIRRLREIEKQNGLPRVPVIVVSANNFTEDREKSLAVGADEHCGKPIRKRTILELIAKYCAEEPQNLVTN, encoded by the coding sequence ATGAAACGGAAAATCACCTTTCTTCACTTATTCTTGCTGAATCATCTTGTACTGACGGTGATTATTCTAGGTGTCGTTGGCGCTTACGGAACTTATCTTGTCACGCAAGAGCAGCGCGCTTTAAGAGAACGAATCGAACCGGTTCTGTCGTCTGAAGTTTCTCGCTTGAAATCGGAATTCTTCAATCTTGAACGAAATCTGCAGAAATTAAAAAGCGTCGTACAGATGTTTGAGTATCTTCCGCCGAAGATGCGTCAGAAAATTTATTCTGAATTTGCGGCAGAAACAATCGCCTCTTATCCGATGGAGTACAACGCGTGGTTGGCCCTTTCGGGTGAAGCGGCAAAAAAATATTTCAATCGCGATTCGTACGTCATCACAATTCATCGCAATGCTTCGCTTGAAGGAAATCCAAAATACATGGAGCCTTCATCGTTCGTTGTGGAGCAATTTAATTCGCCTGATTATTTAACCAATCCAGAGATGGAGTGGTGGACAATCAATAAAAACGTCTCGTCGGGCGTGAACTATACGGATTTTTATTTCGACAAAGGCTACATGGAAAAAGTGATGTTCACTTCTTCCATGGGCATTTACAAAGATGGCAAAGTGAGTGCCGTTGTTGGAATTGATGTTTTGACTTCAGAGATCGCAAAACGTCTTGCTGATTTTAAACTCGGTAAGACCGGTGGTGCTTACATCGTCGATGAAGCAGGTCGTTTGGTTTTACCTTTTGTTTCATCAGATGTTCCGATGCTGGGTTCACGTTTCAGTAAAGCAACAACACCGTCGCAGTTTAAAGTGATGCCTCGCTATAGCGCGAAGGCCATTAACGTCAGCAGTGCAGAGATTCAAGATTTCGAAGGCGTTGATTCAGAAGACTACGTGACGCTGGTCAAGCCATTGGCGATCAAAGGTCACAACTGGTTTCTAGCTGTTTATCAGAAAAAATCAGAAGCTTATTCTGTGATGTACGGGAAGATCTTTATGTTGTTGGCGTCGGTTTTCGTCGCTTACTTGTTGGGATCGTTTACTCTGTATTTCACGGGCCGTTATGTGATTTTACGGGAAAGAAAAGCTTTTGAAGAACTTTTAAAATCACGTGACCGTGCTCAAGCGGCGACGAAGGCGAAATCAGTTTTTCTTTCGACAATGAGCCATGAGATTCGCACGCCGCTGAACTCCATGTTAGGTTCAGCGGATCTGTTGAATGAAACGAAATTAAGTGGCGAGCAGCAAGAATACGTCAATTCGCTGATGAGTGCGGGTGAGTCTTTATTAAGTGTCGTGAATGACATCTTAGACTTTTCGAAAATCGAAGCCGGCAAGATGTCTTTAGAAAATAAAGAGTTCTTACTAAGCGAGCTTGTGCGTGAAACAGAACTGTTGGTGATGCCGTCTATTTATCGTAAAGGTTTGCAGTTCCACGTTCATTATCCAAAATTGGATGCAAAAGTGTTGGGCGATGCTTTGCGTGTGAAACAGGTTTTGTTAAATCTGATCGGCAACGCCGTGAAGTTTACGGATCATGGCAGTGTCGATCTGGCTGTGCGAATTGAAGAGCTTGCTGATCCAACAAAACGCCGCGTGCACTTCGATGTGAAAGACACGGGAATCGGTATCGCACGCGAGAATCTTGATACTATCTTTGATGAATTCCGTCAGGAAGACTCGTCTGTCACACGTCGCTTCGGTGGCACAGGTTTGGGTTTAAGTATCTCGAAAAAGATTATTGAACTGATGAATGGACAGATGAGTTGTCGTTCTACGCAGTACGTGGGTTCGACGTTTAGTTTTTATGTTGATGCACCCACGGCTATGCAAGGTCCATGGATTGCTCGCCCAGAGGACTATCACATCATTCCGATGGCGGCGACGGATGGTCAGGCGACAGAAATTCCGCGCACGAAACGTATTTTGTTAGTTGATGACATGGAAGAAAATCATCAGCTTTTAAGAGCGTACATGAAGAGCTTTCCACATATTGAAATTCATTCGGCGTTCAATGGTATGGAGTGTTTGGAAAAGTGTCTAGAGCATTCTTATGATTTAATTTTTATGGATGTTCAGATGCCTAAAATTTCCGGTCTCGATACGATCCGTAGATTGCGTGAAATCGAAAAACAGAACGGTTTGCCACGCGTACCGGTCATCGTAGTATCGGCTAATAATTTTACAGAAGACCGCGAGAAGAGCTTGGCCGTAGGCGCTGACGAACATTGCGGCAAACCTATTCGTAAAAGAACGATTCTAGAGCTGATCGCAAAATATTGTGCGGAAGAACCGCAAAATCTCGTCACAAACTAA
- the rpsI gene encoding 30S ribosomal protein S9, translating to MAATEKFFYATGRRKTSSARVFLKPGKGQITINGKKSDDYLSRMQSRMVIVQPLDLLGQLGKFDAKITVSGGGESGQAGAIRLGITRALIAFNAEFKGTLKKAGFITRDPRMVERKKYGKAGARRRFQYSKR from the coding sequence ATGGCAGCAACTGAAAAATTCTTTTATGCTACTGGAAGAAGAAAAACGTCATCTGCACGTGTTTTCTTGAAACCTGGTAAAGGTCAAATCACTATCAATGGCAAAAAATCTGATGATTACTTGAGCCGTATGCAATCACGCATGGTGATCGTACAGCCTCTTGATCTATTGGGCCAACTTGGTAAATTCGACGCGAAAATCACTGTTTCTGGCGGTGGTGAATCTGGTCAAGCTGGTGCGATCCGTTTGGGTATCACTCGCGCATTGATCGCATTCAACGCAGAATTCAAAGGCACGCTTAAAAAAGCTGGCTTCATCACTCGTGACCCACGCATGGTTGAACGTAAAAAATACGGTAAAGCCGGTGCACGTCGCAGATTCCAATACTCAAAACGTTAA
- the pssA gene encoding CDP-diacylglycerol--serine O-phosphatidyltransferase, which yields MAIDHTHPHLDTEEARAQRLSMYIYILPNLMTTGNLFSGFFAVIQSIKGNYLWAAYAIVVAAVFDQLDGRLARLTRSTSKFGAEYDSLCDLVSFGMAPGVLLFLWALQPFGRLGWVACFLFVACGALRLARFNVQVNIVEKNYFQGLPIPMAAGIVASSVLAFQDLELEPMGNWGLLVMTILLAIVMVSNFRFRSFKDLDLKERLPFRYLILGVGVLVVVALRPEVMLFVLFMGYAALGAVFGVFKLGKNIRKIKPSVYAPAQVHESDLVLEEEEEESKHDEKKT from the coding sequence ATGGCTATAGATCATACACATCCGCATTTAGACACTGAAGAAGCACGCGCACAGCGCCTTTCCATGTACATTTACATCCTTCCGAATTTGATGACGACGGGAAATCTGTTTTCTGGTTTCTTCGCAGTTATTCAATCAATCAAAGGAAACTATCTTTGGGCTGCTTATGCGATCGTAGTTGCTGCAGTATTTGACCAATTGGATGGCCGCTTAGCTCGTTTGACTCGCTCAACTTCTAAGTTCGGTGCTGAATACGATTCTTTGTGTGACCTTGTTTCTTTCGGTATGGCTCCTGGTGTTTTGCTTTTCTTGTGGGCTCTACAACCATTTGGTCGTTTGGGTTGGGTTGCATGTTTCCTTTTCGTCGCGTGCGGTGCTTTGCGCTTGGCTCGCTTTAACGTTCAAGTAAACATTGTTGAAAAAAACTATTTCCAAGGTTTACCAATTCCAATGGCAGCGGGTATCGTTGCTTCTTCTGTTTTAGCTTTCCAGGATTTGGAACTTGAACCCATGGGTAACTGGGGATTGTTAGTGATGACAATCTTGCTGGCGATCGTGATGGTTTCAAACTTCCGTTTCCGTAGCTTTAAAGATTTGGATTTGAAAGAGCGCTTGCCATTCCGCTACCTGATTTTGGGTGTGGGTGTTCTTGTTGTCGTTGCTCTTCGTCCAGAAGTTATGCTCTTTGTTTTGTTCATGGGCTATGCGGCTTTAGGCGCCGTGTTTGGTGTGTTCAAACTGGGTAAAAACATCCGTAAGATTAAGCCAAGCGTGTATGCTCCTGCTCAAGTTCATGAAAGTGACCTCGTCCTTGAAGAAGAGGAAGAAGAGAGCAAACACGATGAAAAGAAAACTTAA
- the truA gene encoding tRNA pseudouridine(38-40) synthase TruA yields the protein MTKVRFTVSYDGTGYCGWQKQKPEDQVSVAQVIEEALQKIFNEKIVLFASGRTDAGVHALNQVCHFSTQRVLDPAKKWDFCWALNTHLPAGIVVKKAWIAPEEFHATLSATHKTYRYLIMNKPRPSAHLSRHMHWARLPIDIEHLKASSKFLLGNQDFKSFQSVGTPVKDTIREIYKAEWEWRREGVLQFTVTGSGFLKQMVRNIVGTSLMLEKKGLDPSKMQEIIEAKDRKQAGPPAPAEGLYLMRVYYPQDLDIRCLEL from the coding sequence ATGACTAAAGTTCGATTTACTGTTTCTTATGATGGCACCGGGTATTGTGGGTGGCAGAAGCAGAAGCCTGAAGATCAGGTTTCTGTGGCTCAGGTTATTGAAGAGGCTCTGCAGAAGATCTTTAATGAGAAGATCGTACTGTTTGCTTCGGGGAGAACCGATGCGGGTGTGCATGCCCTCAACCAGGTTTGCCACTTTTCTACGCAACGCGTGCTAGATCCCGCTAAGAAATGGGACTTCTGCTGGGCCTTGAATACCCACTTGCCAGCGGGGATCGTTGTAAAAAAAGCATGGATCGCGCCCGAAGAGTTTCATGCGACTTTGTCAGCGACTCATAAGACTTACCGATATCTGATTATGAATAAACCTCGCCCGAGCGCTCATCTGAGCCGTCATATGCATTGGGCGCGTCTGCCGATTGATATTGAACACTTGAAAGCAAGTTCTAAATTTCTTTTGGGAAATCAAGACTTTAAGAGTTTTCAATCGGTGGGAACTCCGGTCAAAGATACTATCCGCGAAATCTATAAAGCTGAATGGGAATGGCGCCGAGAAGGTGTCCTGCAATTTACTGTGACTGGCAGTGGGTTTCTAAAGCAGATGGTTCGCAATATCGTGGGTACGTCCCTGATGCTTGAGAAGAAGGGCTTAGACCCCTCTAAAATGCAGGAAATTATAGAGGCTAAGGATCGCAAACAAGCGGGTCCTCCAGCACCGGCTGAGGGGCTTTATTTGATGCGAGTTTATTATCCTCAGGACCTTGACATTAGGTGCCTAGAACTTTAA
- the alaS gene encoding alanine--tRNA ligase has protein sequence MKSSEIRNAFIEYFKRNGHTAVASSSLIPENDPTLLFANAGMNQFKNTFLGLEKRDYVRAVSSQKCVRAGGKHNDLENVGFTARHHTFFEMLGNFSFGDYFKKDAIHFAWEFLTKTLAIPKEKLYVTVHISDDEAADIWHNQEGVPRDRIFRFDKDNFWKMGDTGPCGPCTEIFYDHGPEAGTIADPFKGIESGQDRFVEIWNLVFMQYFENPPGTLTPLPKPSVDTGSGLERVTAAMQGKFNNYDTDLFQPMISLACKIGGLEYITDKKVLAANPKAAETTSALRVLADHCRSTSFLIADGALPSNEGRGYVLRRIMRRAIRYGRKLSPDKSFLPGMAEALIATMGDIYPELITRKDHILNTIRDEEDRFLATLDKGTEILMSELAKTKAAGKKELSGEVVFRMYDTYGFPADLTRVIANENGIEVNEEAFEKEMEANRAKSKASWKGKALGADEQHMIKFAKDYASAGKNVKFLGYEGIIADGHVMALSNGQAAVTELKTGDTGLMILDSTSFYGEGGGQAGDVGYIMQDTNRARVVNTTKIDDVFLHHVEIEHGGFKVGNTVVTGVDPIERRNTASNHSATHLLHAALRKVLGVHVTQAGSLVDSQKTRFDFTHNKPLSSAEIKQIEDLVNEQIARSLDVKTELMPHKQAIEKGAMALFGEKYANDVRVLTMGDFSCELCGGTHVKNTASIRLFKITSESGVSSGVRRVEAITGDLAVKFAMNAVEHLDDALNAAGLQKSAHYLKNLEANADAVAVDSEAYKKSTLAGKIEQLKDQAKSLEKEIKKLQGGAINVDDLAAKALAFKSKSGVAGKLVLADVAVDDREVLAKITDDLKNKIQSGVVIVVGHGEGSNPIIVSVSKDITGDNKAGDLLKEVAGVMGGKGGGRPDFAQGAAPDRSKINEAFSKVKGLLSV, from the coding sequence ATGAAAAGCTCTGAGATTAGAAATGCTTTCATCGAGTATTTCAAACGCAATGGTCACACTGCTGTGGCTTCATCCTCTTTGATTCCTGAAAACGATCCGACGTTGCTTTTTGCAAACGCCGGTATGAATCAATTTAAAAATACTTTCTTGGGTCTCGAAAAACGTGATTACGTTCGTGCCGTGTCTTCGCAAAAATGCGTACGTGCCGGCGGTAAACACAACGACTTGGAAAACGTAGGCTTCACAGCTCGCCATCACACATTCTTTGAAATGTTGGGTAATTTTTCTTTCGGCGATTACTTCAAGAAAGATGCAATCCATTTCGCGTGGGAATTCCTAACTAAGACATTGGCGATTCCAAAAGAAAAACTTTATGTGACCGTTCATATCTCTGACGATGAAGCAGCAGATATCTGGCACAACCAAGAAGGCGTACCACGCGACCGCATCTTCCGCTTCGACAAGGACAACTTCTGGAAAATGGGCGACACAGGTCCTTGCGGTCCTTGTACAGAGATCTTCTACGATCACGGCCCTGAAGCTGGCACGATTGCTGATCCATTCAAAGGTATCGAATCTGGCCAAGATCGTTTCGTTGAAATCTGGAACTTGGTATTCATGCAATACTTCGAAAATCCTCCAGGCACGTTGACTCCACTGCCAAAACCTTCTGTCGATACAGGTTCGGGTCTTGAGCGTGTGACAGCAGCGATGCAAGGCAAGTTCAATAACTACGATACAGATTTGTTCCAACCAATGATCAGCCTTGCTTGCAAGATTGGTGGTTTGGAATACATCACGGACAAAAAAGTTTTAGCAGCAAATCCAAAAGCCGCTGAAACAACTTCAGCACTTCGCGTACTGGCCGACCACTGTCGTTCCACTTCATTCTTGATCGCTGACGGCGCCCTTCCTTCCAACGAAGGTCGCGGTTACGTTCTTCGTCGTATCATGAGACGTGCGATTCGTTATGGTCGTAAGTTGTCTCCAGATAAATCATTCTTGCCAGGTATGGCAGAAGCGTTGATTGCAACAATGGGTGACATCTATCCAGAGTTGATCACACGTAAAGATCATATCTTGAACACAATCCGCGACGAGGAAGACAGATTCCTTGCGACTTTGGACAAAGGCACAGAGATCTTGATGTCTGAGCTTGCGAAAACAAAAGCAGCTGGCAAAAAAGAATTGTCAGGCGAAGTTGTTTTCAGAATGTACGATACTTACGGCTTCCCTGCTGACTTAACTCGCGTGATCGCGAATGAAAACGGCATCGAAGTAAACGAAGAAGCTTTCGAAAAAGAGATGGAAGCAAATCGTGCAAAATCAAAAGCATCATGGAAGGGCAAAGCCCTTGGTGCCGATGAACAACACATGATCAAGTTCGCGAAAGATTACGCTTCAGCTGGCAAGAATGTAAAATTCTTGGGCTACGAAGGCATCATCGCTGACGGTCACGTAATGGCTTTGTCAAACGGTCAAGCAGCTGTGACAGAGTTGAAAACAGGCGATACGGGTTTGATGATTCTAGATAGCACAAGCTTCTATGGTGAAGGTGGCGGTCAAGCTGGTGACGTCGGTTACATCATGCAAGACACAAATCGTGCACGCGTTGTGAATACAACAAAGATTGATGACGTCTTCCTTCACCACGTTGAAATCGAACATGGTGGCTTCAAAGTTGGCAACACAGTTGTGACTGGCGTTGATCCGATTGAAAGAAGAAACACGGCAAGCAATCACTCGGCGACTCACTTGTTGCACGCAGCTCTTCGTAAAGTTTTGGGCGTACATGTAACACAAGCGGGTTCTTTGGTTGATTCGCAAAAAACTCGTTTCGACTTCACTCACAACAAACCGTTGAGTTCTGCAGAAATCAAACAGATCGAAGACCTTGTGAACGAACAAATCGCTCGCAGCCTTGATGTAAAAACGGAATTGATGCCACACAAGCAAGCGATCGAAAAAGGTGCGATGGCTCTGTTTGGTGAAAAATACGCCAACGATGTGCGCGTATTAACAATGGGCGATTTCTCGTGTGAACTTTGCGGTGGTACTCACGTAAAGAACACAGCTTCGATTCGTCTGTTCAAAATTACTTCTGAAAGCGGTGTAAGCTCTGGCGTACGTCGCGTGGAAGCAATCACTGGCGACCTTGCAGTTAAATTTGCGATGAACGCCGTTGAACACTTGGATGACGCTTTGAATGCAGCGGGTTTACAAAAATCTGCGCATTACTTGAAAAACTTGGAAGCCAACGCTGATGCCGTTGCTGTTGATTCAGAAGCTTATAAAAAATCAACTTTGGCTGGCAAAATTGAACAGCTGAAAGACCAAGCGAAGTCTTTGGAAAAAGAGATCAAGAAACTTCAAGGTGGCGCGATCAACGTTGATGACTTGGCAGCGAAAGCATTGGCATTCAAGTCGAAATCAGGCGTTGCAGGCAAGTTGGTTCTTGCTGACGTTGCGGTTGATGACCGCGAAGTATTGGCGAAAATCACTGACGATTTGAAAAACAAAATTCAAAGCGGCGTGGTCATCGTCGTCGGTCACGGAGAAGGCTCAAACCCAATCATCGTCAGCGTTTCTAAAGACATCACTGGCGATAATAAAGCCGGCGATCTTCTGAAAGAAGTTGCAGGCGTGATGGGTGGTAAAGGCGGCGGTCGCCCTGACTTCGCACAAGGTGCGGCTCCGGATCGCTCTAAGATCAATGAAGCTTTCAGCAAAGTTAAAGGTTTGTTGAGCGTTTAA
- a CDS encoding CFI-box-CTERM domain-containing protein: MLGQRFLSSIAAATTLLLGANAFATLTYSSSAGTSAIDISDTAKPIVYGSFAGTCTPDSTSTTCNSCTSTTDIFPCSTSAIPSTNTNFVITLTVNNSSVTAPTTGTVTPTVKMGGSTGQVVGTTDWVSGSGQTALTVTVPWSDLCSKATSAGGNTDCSTNVNADLYIAFENVGGSTDSILVRIITSYANGAAASSYIDCADTDTNTSKVGFCHFKAFPGDEKIYADELSVGTSYPSSPSGANYKNAVFFYEEQQTGETDADTVARISNSSPMTLYPYNTSGSESDDPKVTGLVNGVRYCMLMASQDLTGTIQFFTDRTAVGFDPTTVCGMPEPVVGLLDDKHCFIATAAFGSDMAPEVQSFRDFRNEYLLPFAWGKKFVQTYYKYSPKYANMIAGNETAKATVRIALWPLLLFARMSVAFGFWITLLIMGAAMLTFYGLYRRLILGRNVRGEL, from the coding sequence ATGTTAGGCCAGAGGTTTCTATCATCTATAGCTGCTGCAACGACTTTGCTTTTAGGAGCAAATGCGTTTGCTACGCTTACTTATAGTTCTTCTGCGGGAACTTCAGCGATTGATATTTCTGATACCGCAAAACCAATTGTTTATGGTTCGTTTGCGGGAACTTGCACGCCGGATTCCACTTCTACTACTTGCAATAGCTGCACAAGCACGACGGATATTTTTCCGTGCAGTACTTCAGCCATTCCATCGACAAATACTAATTTTGTTATCACGTTGACGGTCAATAACTCGAGCGTAACAGCTCCGACGACGGGGACCGTGACACCGACTGTGAAAATGGGCGGTTCAACAGGTCAGGTTGTTGGAACAACAGACTGGGTCAGCGGTAGCGGTCAGACAGCTTTAACTGTGACAGTACCGTGGAGTGATTTGTGTTCAAAGGCCACTTCAGCTGGCGGCAATACAGATTGTTCAACGAACGTGAATGCGGATTTGTATATCGCGTTTGAAAACGTGGGCGGTTCGACGGATTCGATTTTGGTTCGCATCATCACAAGCTACGCGAACGGTGCTGCTGCTTCTTCTTATATTGATTGCGCTGATACGGATACAAACACCAGCAAAGTTGGTTTCTGTCATTTCAAAGCATTCCCTGGTGACGAAAAAATTTACGCCGATGAATTGTCAGTGGGTACAAGCTATCCTTCTTCACCAAGTGGTGCGAACTATAAGAATGCGGTGTTCTTTTATGAAGAACAGCAGACTGGTGAAACAGATGCCGACACTGTGGCGCGCATTTCTAATAGCTCGCCGATGACTCTTTATCCTTACAACACTTCCGGTTCTGAAAGTGATGATCCAAAAGTAACGGGTCTTGTTAATGGTGTTCGTTACTGCATGCTGATGGCTTCGCAAGATTTAACGGGCACAATTCAATTCTTCACAGACAGAACTGCGGTAGGCTTTGATCCAACCACTGTGTGCGGAATGCCTGAACCAGTTGTCGGTCTTCTGGATGATAAGCACTGCTTTATTGCGACGGCCGCTTTTGGTAGCGACATGGCTCCTGAAGTGCAATCGTTCCGTGATTTCCGTAACGAATACTTGTTGCCGTTCGCTTGGGGTAAAAAGTTCGTTCAGACTTATTATAAGTACAGTCCAAAATACGCGAACATGATTGCTGGCAATGAAACAGCAAAAGCCACGGTACGAATTGCGTTGTGGCCTCTTCTATTGTTTGCTCGTATGAGTGTGGCGTTTGGTTTCTGGATTACCTTGTTAATCATGGGTGCAGCGATGTTAACTTTCTACGGATTGTATCGTCGTCTAATTCTTGGCAGAAACGTGCGAGGTGAGTTGTGA
- a CDS encoding aspartate-semialdehyde dehydrogenase encodes MKRKLKVGVVGATGMVGQTFMNILSEREFPIEELRPFASENSLGKKIELQGKAWPCQVLKENCFDGLDLVFFSSGDDISKEWAPKAVASGAFAVDNSAAFRMDPNTVLVVPEVNGHLVNKDSKPQIIANPNCSTIQLVVALKPLLDKFGLEEVRVSTYQAVSGAGKDGADELLVQTAAHAANGSAEHAPKTFPHQILFNAIPQIGSFNDEGFCSEEVKIMKETRKILGQPKLKVSAFTVRIPALNSHSESVWVTLNKEAKREEIVAALHSGEGIVVQDDPKKSVYPLAQKVSGEDPVYVGRIHRDPEDAKMWLMWVVSDNIRKGAALNGIQIAEKIFFS; translated from the coding sequence ATGAAAAGAAAACTTAAAGTCGGCGTCGTTGGCGCGACCGGAATGGTCGGCCAAACATTCATGAATATTCTTTCTGAGCGCGAATTTCCTATCGAGGAACTTCGCCCTTTTGCTTCAGAAAATTCTCTGGGTAAAAAAATCGAACTTCAAGGTAAGGCATGGCCTTGCCAAGTTCTTAAAGAAAACTGCTTCGACGGTTTGGACCTAGTGTTCTTCTCGTCTGGCGACGACATCTCTAAAGAGTGGGCGCCAAAAGCAGTGGCCTCTGGTGCATTTGCAGTCGATAACTCTGCAGCTTTCCGTATGGATCCGAATACAGTGTTGGTTGTTCCTGAAGTGAACGGTCATCTTGTGAACAAGGATTCAAAACCACAAATCATCGCAAATCCTAACTGCTCAACGATTCAATTGGTTGTGGCCTTGAAGCCGCTGCTTGATAAGTTCGGTTTGGAAGAAGTGCGCGTTAGCACATACCAAGCAGTCAGCGGTGCCGGTAAAGACGGTGCTGATGAATTGTTGGTGCAAACGGCCGCTCATGCGGCGAACGGTTCTGCAGAACATGCACCAAAAACATTCCCTCATCAGATTTTATTCAACGCCATTCCACAAATTGGTTCTTTCAATGACGAAGGTTTCTGCAGTGAAGAAGTCAAAATCATGAAAGAGACACGCAAGATTTTGGGTCAGCCAAAATTGAAAGTGTCAGCGTTCACAGTTCGTATTCCTGCTTTGAATTCACATAGCGAATCAGTGTGGGTGACTTTGAACAAGGAAGCAAAACGCGAAGAGATCGTTGCAGCCCTTCACAGCGGCGAAGGCATCGTTGTGCAAGACGATCCAAAGAAAAGCGTTTATCCTTTGGCACAAAAAGTGTCAGGTGAAGACCCGGTTTACGTGGGTCGTATCCACCGCGATCCTGAAGACGCAAAAATGTGGTTGATGTGGGTTGTTTCAGACAACATCCGCAAAGGGGCTGCATTGAACGGTATTCAAATCGCCGAAAAGATTTTCTTCTCTTAA
- a CDS encoding diacylglycerol/polyprenol kinase family protein, whose translation MDLKKRSDIHYARKIWHMSGVFSMFLAYVYLPPAVSMTILVVAWCLFVPFDFLRQKYPALNDWALHAFKPIMRQSEARNLAGTTFLLTGVLVVDIIFPRPVVALTLLFLAFADPIASYFGILYGKDKIFGHKSIQGFAAAFFVCTALTLVYLLTHNYLTDRLIVVSLLAGLVGAFAELIPIGKLDDNLTLPLMSAVGISILFYFFGFFANVG comes from the coding sequence GTGGATTTAAAGAAACGCTCGGACATTCACTATGCTCGAAAGATCTGGCACATGTCAGGCGTCTTCAGCATGTTCTTGGCTTATGTATATTTGCCGCCTGCTGTGTCTATGACGATTCTTGTGGTCGCATGGTGCCTGTTCGTTCCATTCGATTTTTTGCGTCAAAAATATCCTGCCCTGAATGACTGGGCCCTGCATGCATTCAAGCCAATCATGCGTCAAAGCGAAGCTAGAAACTTGGCGGGTACAACATTCCTTCTAACAGGTGTGTTGGTCGTTGATATTATCTTCCCGCGCCCTGTTGTGGCGTTGACGTTGTTGTTCTTGGCATTTGCAGATCCTATCGCCAGCTACTTTGGAATTTTATATGGCAAAGATAAAATCTTTGGCCACAAATCGATCCAAGGTTTCGCAGCTGCATTCTTTGTGTGTACAGCTTTAACTCTAGTTTACTTGTTGACGCACAACTATCTGACAGATCGTTTGATTGTTGTCAGTCTTCTGGCGGGTCTTGTGGGCGCGTTTGCAGAGTTGATTCCAATCGGTAAACTTGACGACAATTTGACTCTTCCTCTGATGAGTGCCGTTGGTATCTCTATCTTGTTTTATTTCTTTGGATTTTTCGCCAATGTCGGATAG